The following are from one region of the Pocillopora verrucosa isolate sample1 chromosome 3, ASM3666991v2, whole genome shotgun sequence genome:
- the LOC131770562 gene encoding rho GTPase-activating protein gacV-like, translating to MASWTGISVVVIFALVDLSTAKPYGTTNEQVDNENHNEYQMMNDQGRPDQKLREFERDQGQLYHELSQLELQLDSLTRQQNDHNQPAYSAWQDDPKEEEQQQDEEELGDPEMENEADDSEMEEIANYIGLEEPEDEGSGEEEEIEESESNLTLVSISILISTAMILF from the exons ATGGCATCCTGGACTGGAATATCTGTG GTGGTGATCTTTGCTCTGGTTGATTTATCGACCGCAAAACCATATG gcaCAACTAATGAGCAAGTGGACAATGAGAATCACAATGAATACCAAATGATGAACGACCAAGGCCGACCTGATCAAAAACTTCGTGAATTCGAGAGGGACCAAGGCCAACTTTATCATGAGCTCTCTCAGTTAGAACTCCAGTTGGACTCGCTTACAAGACAACAAAATG ATCATAATCAGCCAGCATATTCGGCCTGGCAGGATGATCCCaaagaagaagaacaacaacaagATGAAGAGGAATTAGGAGATCCCGAAATGGAAAATGAAGCAGACGACTCAGAAATGGAAGAAATAGCAAACTACATAGGATTGGAAGAACCAGAAGATGAAGGATCTGGCGAAGAAGAGGAAATCGAAGAGAGTGAGTCCAATCTGACTTtagtttcaatttcaattttgatttcaacagctatgattttattttag
- the LOC136279952 gene encoding major centromere autoantigen B-like — protein MTSWTVISVVVFFAVFDLTTAKPYGPHNGRIDSENHNEYQRMSDQGRPDQKLREFERDQARLYHELSQLELELDSLTRQQNDHIQPAHSASQDDLKEEEQQQDEEELGDPEMEKEVDDDSEMEEVADYTGLKEAEDEGAVKGSGEEEEKRQQEKGEEEDEVSAEEEDEASIEEEDEASIEEEDEASAEEEDEASIEEEDETSIEEEDEASAEEEDEALIEEEDEASTEEEDEASAE, from the exons ATGACATCCTGGACTGTAATATCTGTG GTGGTGTTCTTTGCTGTATTTGATTTAACAACCGCAAAACCATATG gcCCACATAATGGGCGGATCGACAGTGAGAATCACAATGAATACCAAAGGATGAGCGACCAAGGCCGACCTGATCAAAAACTTCGTGAATTCGAGAGGGACCAAGCCCGACTTTATCATGAGCTCTCTCAGTTAGAACTCGAGCTGGACTCGCTTACAAGACagcaaaatg ATCATATTCAGCCAGCACATTCGGCTTCACAGGATGATctcaaagaagaagaacaacaacaagACGAAGAGGAATTAGGAGACCCCGAAATGGAAAAAGAAGTAGACGACGACTCAGAAATGGAAGAAGTAGCAGACTACACTGGATTGAAAGAAGCAGAAGATGAAGGAGCAGTAAAAGGATCTGGCGAAGAAGAGGAAAAGA GGCAACAAGAAAAgggagaagaagaagatgagGTATCAGCTGAGGAAGAAGACGAAGCATCAATTGAGGAAGAAGACGAAGCGTCAATCGAGGAAGAAGACGAAGCGTCAGCTGAGGAAGAAGACGAAGCGTCAATTGAGGAAGAAGACGAAACGTCAATTGAGGAAGAAGACGAAGCGTCAGCTGAGGAAGAAGACGAAGCGTTAATTGAGGAAGAAGACGAAGCGTCAACTGAGGAAGAAGACGAAGCATCAGCTGAATAA